The following coding sequences lie in one Methylotuvimicrobium alcaliphilum 20Z genomic window:
- a CDS encoding sulfurtransferase — MAYTNLIPVDQLAEDIGTPSWVVFDCRFSLADTEAGGKAYRQGHIPGARYVHLDRDLSSGITDLIGRHPLPDFNSLCKKLGAWGVSNASQVVVYDDAGGAFAGRLWWLLRCLGHDRVAVLDGGIQQWRKGAYPITTALPSIQPALFRPYLNDSNWLSAQQVQNGLARKSIKLIDARTPERFSGRQEPIDPVAGHVPGALNRPFQFNLQADGRFKAMQELRDEWSALIGVTPAEHVVHMCGSGVTACHNLLAMDIAGFAGSKLYAGSWSEWIRNKNRPVATEST, encoded by the coding sequence ATGGCTTATACAAATTTAATTCCCGTCGATCAATTAGCCGAGGATATCGGGACTCCCAGCTGGGTCGTTTTCGATTGTCGGTTTTCATTGGCCGATACCGAAGCCGGCGGTAAAGCTTACCGGCAAGGCCATATTCCAGGCGCCCGCTACGTTCATCTCGACCGGGATCTATCGTCCGGAATCACGGATTTAATCGGCCGCCATCCATTGCCGGACTTTAACTCGTTATGTAAAAAGCTGGGTGCCTGGGGCGTATCAAACGCCAGTCAGGTCGTGGTTTACGATGATGCCGGCGGCGCCTTTGCCGGCCGATTGTGGTGGTTGCTGCGTTGTTTAGGACACGATCGGGTCGCAGTACTCGATGGAGGGATTCAACAGTGGAGGAAAGGCGCTTATCCCATCACGACGGCATTGCCTTCGATTCAACCCGCATTGTTTAGGCCTTACCTAAACGATTCGAATTGGCTCAGTGCACAACAAGTGCAAAACGGATTGGCACGAAAATCGATTAAATTGATCGATGCCAGGACTCCGGAACGTTTTTCGGGGCGTCAAGAGCCTATCGATCCGGTTGCGGGGCATGTGCCCGGCGCGCTTAATCGGCCGTTTCAATTCAATCTGCAAGCGGACGGACGTTTCAAGGCGATGCAAGAGTTGCGCGATGAATGGTCTGCATTGATCGGTGTCACACCAGCCGAACACGTCGTACATATGTGCGGTTCCGGCGTGACTGCTTGTCATAATCTATTGGCGATGGACATCGCGGGTTTTGCCGGCTCCAAGCTTTATGCAGGATCTTGGAGCGAATGGATACGCAATAAAAATCGCCCGGTTGCGACAGAGTCTACTTAA
- a CDS encoding sterol desaturase family protein produces the protein MTQTMNASMNLFEAIASWPMITSFDLAGFTLLMFFIILSAIEAHRPRKKLPKSNLKNSYRVNITLLLFNSLVLSLLSVSSLLVVAEHFSGAGILSGMSDSLIKAALSLIVLDLVFYLWHKACHDFDVLWLFHKVHHSEPYLNASTAYRVHILEILAATLIKALSIVIFGFDKASVLAYELLMMLFVMFHHANIAFSREKDLGYLFITPYLHRVHHSTVRAEHDRNYGAVFSIWDRLFGTLIELEPKQIGLNSQPPLTFFKLLKFGVTSEPKANPVGDIPEAMPMIAEAAYFRAEKRGFEPGNEMLDWLEAEREVVRNAYAGNAIKKRFRFDIGTLLKLSLKNNGAMQS, from the coding sequence ATGACTCAAACAATGAATGCTTCCATGAATCTTTTTGAAGCGATAGCTAGTTGGCCGATGATCACTTCATTCGATTTGGCCGGGTTTACATTATTGATGTTTTTTATCATTTTGTCCGCCATCGAAGCGCATCGTCCTCGAAAGAAATTGCCGAAAAGTAATTTAAAAAACTCTTATCGGGTTAATATTACCTTATTATTATTCAACAGTTTGGTATTGTCGTTATTGTCGGTTTCATCGTTGCTGGTCGTGGCAGAGCATTTTTCCGGTGCGGGTATTTTGAGCGGGATGTCGGATTCATTGATCAAGGCTGCGTTGTCGTTAATTGTGCTGGATTTAGTGTTTTACCTTTGGCACAAGGCTTGTCATGACTTCGATGTTTTATGGCTATTTCATAAAGTCCACCACAGTGAGCCATATCTGAATGCCTCGACTGCATATCGTGTGCATATTTTGGAGATATTGGCTGCTACATTGATTAAAGCGCTCAGTATCGTCATTTTCGGTTTCGATAAGGCCAGCGTATTGGCTTATGAATTATTGATGATGCTGTTTGTTATGTTTCATCACGCAAATATTGCATTTTCTCGAGAAAAAGACCTAGGGTATTTATTCATTACTCCCTATCTGCATCGGGTTCATCACTCGACGGTTCGAGCCGAGCATGACAGGAATTACGGCGCGGTGTTTTCGATTTGGGACCGTCTGTTCGGAACCTTGATCGAGTTGGAGCCCAAACAAATTGGACTTAATAGCCAACCGCCGCTGACTTTTTTCAAATTATTAAAGTTTGGTGTGACGTCGGAGCCCAAGGCGAATCCTGTCGGTGATATTCCCGAGGCCATGCCGATGATTGCCGAGGCGGCTTATTTCAGAGCCGAAAAGCGCGGTTTTGAGCCGGGTAATGAAATGCTTGATTGGTTGGAGGCGGAACGCGAAGTCGTTCGGAATGCTTATGCCGGCAATGCCATCAAAAAACGCTTCCGGTTTGATATAGGGACCTTGTTGAAGCTAAGCCTCAAAAACAATGGTGCCATGCAGAGTTAA
- a CDS encoding EAL domain-containing protein, translating into MSNNDCNEPIRLGLMPPLTGLVGIYGDEIVRAATIACGEINERGGVLGQPLQLIVEDDGSLPETAVQAAIKLVDEHRCSAIIGNLLSNSRILVATQVAEPRRIPYLNFSFYEGSISGRYFFHFAALPNQQIDKMIACMAKYYGQKMFFAGNNYEWPRGSIDAAKLALTELGGAVVGEEYLSIGVSYREIDDLLKQVAHSGADVFAPFFAGIDQVKLLNRFSELGLKNRMTVVMGHFDEIMASRLSASVRDGFYSSNSYFMSVDTPENRNYLARLEQLPGIDGLWPYGNGMLTNFGEATYLCVQAFAKAAEVAGSVYPEALVAALESVSIKGPQGLVQMDANTHHAYVNTYLSRCTAEGSFRIIESFGLIPPVIPDRYRMQARQSAEAGKADSVSQLITDDAKQLMQKLSTAWDILSIADMAILATDEFGIIVEANTNACQIFGYSSKELIGLSVHLLLPPHLRERHVEMFRLFVEGEETERRMSGRSPVTGYRKDGTFFPLEASIAKFRQDGHWLLVVTMRDITENKRVEDEILWSATHDALTELPNRRLLRERLTDALQRSRRQGTNVALLFVDLDNFSLINNIHDHKIGDQVLQTTARRLMEIVRPGDSVAHLSADEFVVLCEQLENPTMISTLAERINEALRQPIDLNGNQLSVTASVGIAVGQGSTHSADDLLRSADTAMSEVKMLGKDSWYFFNDSLQEKVRLRLSITQGLRMAIERDEFSPRFQPIVCTATGRIIAAELLLRWFPSTGEVSPAIFIPIAEMNGSILAIGNWVFREACRAEAEWRRLWGDNAPAYISVNVSARQLDEESLSDQFADIIRETGADPSRILLEITETSLMADVETNLRMLRRLADQGLRVAVDDFGTGYSSLAQLIRLPVSVLKIDRAFIDGLENHQENRLVTQAIIGLGRGLGLKMVAEGVENELQLRELRALGCDYIQGYYFYRPLDWNTYVETVEREIETETPDAPSPLFFVLYVSHAVRPMPENEIEALLEQTRQCNKINGITGCLLHRDGWFMQLIEGSPEKVMALTEKIKLDPRHKDMQVVIQGPERRRLFPEWSMGYREVGQLPDELDFSPWRKRVIGFEELAEDAKICYEFITSFKTRTV; encoded by the coding sequence GTGAGTAATAACGATTGTAATGAACCGATACGACTAGGGCTCATGCCCCCGTTGACAGGATTAGTCGGGATCTACGGTGACGAAATCGTTCGTGCCGCAACGATTGCTTGCGGCGAAATCAACGAGCGGGGCGGAGTGCTTGGGCAGCCTTTGCAATTGATCGTCGAGGATGATGGCAGTTTGCCGGAAACAGCGGTGCAAGCAGCTATCAAGCTTGTCGACGAGCATCGTTGTTCGGCGATCATCGGTAACCTTCTGTCGAACTCCAGGATTCTGGTCGCGACTCAAGTCGCCGAACCGAGAAGAATACCTTATCTCAACTTCTCGTTTTACGAAGGCAGTATATCCGGTAGGTATTTTTTTCATTTTGCGGCTTTGCCTAATCAGCAAATCGATAAAATGATCGCTTGTATGGCCAAATATTACGGTCAGAAAATGTTTTTCGCGGGCAATAATTACGAATGGCCAAGGGGTTCTATCGATGCCGCGAAACTCGCTTTGACGGAGCTGGGCGGAGCGGTGGTCGGAGAGGAATATTTGTCGATCGGTGTTTCATACCGTGAAATCGACGATTTGTTAAAACAAGTTGCTCACTCGGGAGCTGATGTTTTTGCACCATTTTTTGCCGGCATCGATCAAGTCAAGTTATTAAACCGCTTTTCGGAATTGGGTTTAAAAAACCGTATGACGGTCGTTATGGGGCATTTCGACGAGATCATGGCTTCAAGGTTGTCGGCCTCGGTGCGCGATGGCTTTTATTCTTCGAACTCCTATTTCATGAGCGTGGATACGCCGGAAAACCGTAATTATTTGGCGAGGCTTGAGCAACTGCCTGGCATCGACGGTCTTTGGCCTTACGGTAACGGTATGTTGACTAATTTCGGCGAGGCGACCTATTTATGCGTGCAGGCCTTCGCCAAAGCTGCAGAGGTTGCCGGATCAGTGTATCCCGAAGCCTTGGTTGCGGCACTGGAAAGCGTGTCTATCAAAGGCCCGCAAGGACTCGTGCAAATGGATGCGAATACCCATCATGCCTATGTCAATACCTATCTATCACGGTGTACCGCTGAGGGTTCGTTTAGAATTATCGAAAGTTTCGGCCTCATACCTCCAGTAATTCCCGATCGTTATCGAATGCAAGCAAGACAATCGGCCGAAGCGGGTAAGGCCGATTCGGTCTCGCAATTAATTACCGACGATGCCAAGCAATTAATGCAAAAACTGAGTACCGCTTGGGATATCTTGTCGATCGCCGATATGGCGATTTTGGCGACCGACGAATTCGGTATTATCGTCGAAGCCAACACGAACGCTTGCCAGATCTTCGGGTATTCCAGCAAAGAATTAATTGGGCTTTCGGTTCATCTGTTGTTGCCGCCGCATTTGCGCGAACGGCATGTCGAGATGTTTCGCTTATTCGTCGAGGGCGAAGAAACCGAGAGGCGCATGAGCGGGCGTAGTCCGGTAACAGGCTATCGTAAAGACGGCACTTTTTTTCCTTTGGAAGCCTCGATCGCTAAATTTCGTCAGGACGGGCATTGGCTGTTAGTAGTCACGATGCGCGATATTACCGAAAACAAACGAGTTGAAGACGAAATTTTATGGTCTGCAACGCACGACGCCTTAACCGAATTGCCGAACCGAAGACTGCTTCGCGAAAGGCTGACGGATGCTTTACAACGATCGCGTAGGCAAGGCACCAATGTTGCGTTGTTATTTGTTGATCTCGATAATTTCAGTCTAATCAATAATATACATGATCATAAGATTGGCGATCAGGTGTTGCAAACGACGGCAAGACGTCTAATGGAGATTGTACGGCCCGGCGATAGTGTGGCGCATTTGTCTGCCGATGAATTTGTCGTGCTTTGCGAGCAATTAGAGAACCCGACAATGATTTCAACGCTCGCCGAACGGATCAATGAAGCCTTGAGGCAGCCAATAGACCTCAATGGCAATCAGTTATCGGTAACGGCCAGTGTCGGTATCGCGGTAGGACAAGGCAGCACGCATTCGGCCGATGACTTGTTGCGTTCCGCTGATACGGCGATGTCTGAAGTTAAAATGCTGGGTAAGGATAGCTGGTATTTTTTTAACGACAGCTTACAGGAAAAAGTGCGCTTGAGGTTGTCGATTACGCAAGGTTTGCGGATGGCGATCGAGCGCGATGAATTTTCCCCCCGATTTCAACCGATTGTCTGCACCGCAACCGGGCGCATCATAGCGGCTGAATTACTGCTGCGCTGGTTTCCATCGACCGGTGAAGTTTCTCCGGCTATTTTTATACCGATTGCCGAGATGAACGGCTCGATCCTCGCGATCGGCAACTGGGTGTTTCGGGAGGCTTGCCGGGCTGAAGCCGAATGGCGTCGACTATGGGGCGATAATGCGCCCGCTTATATTTCGGTTAATGTTTCGGCAAGGCAGTTGGATGAGGAATCGCTTTCCGATCAATTTGCCGACATCATTCGTGAAACCGGGGCCGATCCTTCGAGGATATTGCTCGAAATCACCGAAACGTCTTTGATGGCCGATGTCGAAACGAATCTACGCATGTTACGTCGTCTTGCCGATCAGGGCTTGCGAGTGGCGGTCGACGATTTCGGAACCGGTTATTCCTCGTTGGCGCAATTAATTAGGCTACCGGTTAGCGTACTTAAAATCGATAGAGCCTTCATCGACGGCTTGGAGAATCATCAAGAAAACCGTTTAGTGACACAGGCTATCATCGGTTTGGGGCGCGGTTTGGGTCTGAAAATGGTTGCCGAGGGCGTTGAGAATGAATTGCAGTTGAGAGAGCTGCGCGCACTCGGTTGCGATTATATTCAAGGCTATTATTTTTATCGGCCGCTGGATTGGAATACCTATGTCGAGACCGTCGAGCGCGAAATCGAAACCGAAACACCCGATGCGCCGTCGCCGTTATTTTTTGTGCTGTATGTCAGCCACGCTGTTCGACCGATGCCGGAAAATGAAATCGAAGCTTTATTGGAGCAGACCCGTCAATGTAACAAAATAAACGGTATTACCGGTTGCTTGCTGCATCGGGATGGTTGGTTCATGCAGCTCATAGAGGGCTCGCCTGAAAAGGTGATGGCTTTGACCGAAAAGATTAAACTGGATCCGAGGCACAAGGATATGCAGGTGGTTATTCAGGGGCCAGAGCGGAGACGTCTTTTTCCTGAATGGAGTATGGGCTATCGCGAAGTCGGTCAATTACCTGACGAGCTTGACTTCAGTCCTTGGCGCAAGCGGGTAATCGGTTTCGAAGAACTCGCCGAGGACGCCAAGATTTGTTACGAATTCATTACCTCGTTCAAAACGCGCACGGTTTAG
- a CDS encoding NAD(P)H-quinone oxidoreductase, with protein sequence MPQDMQAIEIVAPGKLGTTHRPLPMPLADEVLIRVEAAGVNRPDIMQRQGLYPPPPGASDIPGLEVAGTIAVLGGDVRHLQLGDRVCALVTGGGYAQYCTAAAELCLPIPKGITVIQAAGLPETFFTVWSNLFDRAGLKPGETLLVHGGSSGIGVTAIQMAKAFGVRVFVTAGSARKSAFCLELGADAAINYREQDFVEEVSALTSGRGVDVILDMIGGDYFPRNLKCMAFDARLVQIAVQGGPKAEINLLQVFLKRLTITGSTLRARDNAFKSAIAGKLREHVWPLLESGDIHPVIDTVLPLAEAAEAHALMESSQHIGKIILTV encoded by the coding sequence ATGCCGCAAGACATGCAAGCGATAGAAATTGTCGCACCGGGGAAGTTAGGCACGACGCACCGGCCACTGCCGATGCCATTAGCCGATGAAGTGCTGATACGCGTCGAGGCGGCCGGCGTTAATCGCCCCGATATTATGCAGCGCCAAGGTTTATATCCGCCCCCGCCAGGCGCATCAGATATTCCCGGGCTGGAAGTGGCCGGAACCATTGCAGTTTTGGGCGGTGATGTGCGGCATTTGCAATTAGGCGACCGTGTCTGCGCCTTGGTGACCGGCGGCGGTTATGCGCAGTATTGCACTGCCGCAGCCGAATTATGTTTGCCGATTCCGAAAGGGATAACGGTAATTCAGGCGGCCGGACTGCCGGAGACTTTTTTTACGGTTTGGAGTAATCTATTCGACCGCGCCGGACTCAAGCCCGGCGAAACCTTGTTGGTGCATGGCGGTAGCAGCGGTATCGGCGTCACGGCGATACAGATGGCCAAGGCCTTCGGCGTTCGTGTGTTCGTGACTGCAGGGTCGGCGCGTAAAAGCGCGTTTTGCCTTGAATTAGGCGCCGATGCCGCAATCAATTACCGCGAACAGGACTTCGTCGAAGAAGTATCGGCATTGACCTCCGGTAGAGGCGTCGATGTGATTCTGGATATGATCGGCGGCGATTATTTCCCGCGCAATCTCAAATGCATGGCATTCGATGCCAGGTTGGTGCAAATCGCGGTTCAAGGCGGACCGAAAGCCGAAATCAATCTATTGCAAGTATTTTTGAAAAGATTGACGATTACTGGTTCGACCTTGAGAGCCCGCGACAATGCCTTTAAGTCGGCGATCGCCGGAAAGTTGCGCGAGCATGTTTGGCCGCTCTTGGAGTCGGGCGACATTCATCCGGTTATCGATACGGTGCTACCTTTAGCCGAAGCGGCGGAGGCGCATGCATTAATGGAAAGTAGTCAACATATTGGAAAAATTATTCTTACGGTATAA
- a CDS encoding GAF domain-containing protein: MRQRLSKAAIITLLYLAFAGFWILTSDWLVDLLITDRTLLVRIQAWKGSAFVLMTALVLYALLRLKLPTQNEAGSGYFNFRAGLLIATYILIALSIGGIGYLVYRQQALEFTARQFSVQSTIVKLKARHIENWLTERRQDIKLIQSDPILSAIDAPVSGQLDKTLKAKLQSYFNALLETKEWVGVTLYTKQGHPLFTTGEAIEATAAVRQAIIDSSRSRQLAINDIHRLKSEPDQYRLEFIAPIIINEPQKIFVMVVLSADPTIELYKSLNEWSAISADSELFLVRREGDEVAYLNRTEWISNSPLTHRKPLSRVNLSATRAVLDGAGFCRCINDRDMEVWAAFQPISGMPWHVLLESNADAMLKPLKLRAKLIFLVVIFAVGAGGLAVLLLWRSQQMRFALFRQRQLEDRAAIVGHYDRLVKLARDIFLLTDLEGRIVEANEAASSAYGYEIDELCSMTIRDLTPSHLQSAIQNIWPSADTKGGALFEILQLRKNGDIFPVEISCSPLEIDGNLYRQSFIRDISARQAAEEQIQRLNKAYATLSETNQAIVRTRDPDKLFQRLCRIAVEYGGYLGAWIGRIDDISGRIEPAASYGALDEYLRQTEIEIAPDSPKGRGPTANVMRKGRPYYCEDFLNDPATAPWHDLARQYGIGASVALPLRCSNRLVAVFNLYAAETHIFDRQMRTLLEEMAQDISFALDNFERETARKQAEHRLKTLFETIPDFVWLKDHSGTFLACNPAIEKLFGVPVSEIIGKTDYDFVDSETADAFRANDLAAAAAGKPVTNEETLTFSGDGRSIRVQTTKTPMYDAKGKLIGVLGIARDISELKQQQALLAAANNTLEQIAEGRPLTTILKHIARNIEQLSPDMLCSILLMDADDLHLRHGSAPSLPDGYNRSVDGIEIGPSVGSCGTAAFTKQPVFVDDIAESPLWKNFNRLALDHGLRACWSTPIFSGTGKVLGTFAAYYRTPRHATESERQLINTFAHLAAITIEREQDTQKLNRQLDELRRWHTVTLDRESRIIDLKQEVNALLTRLGEPTRYSVSVQELKP, from the coding sequence GTGCGCCAACGACTTTCAAAAGCAGCGATTATCACACTCCTGTATTTGGCTTTCGCAGGCTTTTGGATATTGACTTCGGATTGGCTGGTCGACTTACTCATCACCGATAGAACTCTATTAGTTCGCATCCAAGCTTGGAAAGGCTCGGCCTTCGTACTAATGACCGCGCTTGTGCTTTATGCATTGTTGAGATTAAAACTTCCAACCCAGAATGAAGCAGGCTCCGGGTATTTCAACTTTCGAGCCGGTTTACTGATCGCCACTTACATTTTAATAGCCCTCTCGATTGGCGGTATCGGCTACCTGGTGTATCGGCAGCAGGCCCTGGAGTTCACCGCGCGGCAATTTTCCGTACAGTCAACCATAGTCAAGCTCAAAGCCCGCCATATAGAAAACTGGTTAACCGAACGCCGCCAGGACATTAAACTCATACAATCCGATCCGATACTTTCAGCAATCGACGCACCCGTTTCCGGGCAACTAGACAAAACACTTAAAGCCAAACTACAAAGCTATTTCAACGCCCTGCTCGAAACCAAAGAATGGGTCGGCGTAACGCTCTATACCAAGCAAGGACATCCTTTATTCACTACCGGCGAAGCCATCGAAGCCACTGCAGCAGTGCGGCAAGCCATTATCGACTCGTCACGATCCCGGCAATTGGCGATCAACGACATACATCGCCTCAAATCCGAGCCCGACCAATATCGACTTGAATTTATCGCACCGATAATCATCAACGAGCCGCAAAAAATCTTTGTCATGGTGGTATTGAGCGCCGATCCGACTATAGAACTCTATAAATCCCTCAATGAATGGTCGGCCATTTCCGCCGATTCGGAATTATTTTTAGTGCGCCGAGAAGGCGATGAAGTGGCCTATCTCAACAGAACCGAATGGATAAGCAACTCTCCGCTCACACACCGCAAACCGTTAAGCCGAGTAAACTTGTCCGCTACCCGAGCAGTACTCGACGGAGCCGGTTTTTGCAGATGCATCAATGACCGTGATATGGAAGTATGGGCGGCATTTCAACCGATCTCCGGCATGCCTTGGCATGTCTTATTAGAAAGTAATGCCGATGCAATGTTGAAACCGTTGAAACTACGGGCAAAATTGATTTTTCTGGTGGTAATATTCGCGGTTGGCGCCGGAGGTCTTGCCGTTTTGCTGCTCTGGCGCAGTCAACAAATGCGTTTTGCCTTATTCCGACAACGGCAACTGGAAGATCGAGCAGCAATTGTCGGGCATTATGACAGGTTGGTTAAACTGGCGCGCGATATCTTTTTACTAACCGATCTCGAAGGACGCATCGTCGAAGCCAACGAAGCCGCCTCATCGGCATACGGTTACGAGATCGACGAATTGTGCTCGATGACTATCCGCGACTTAACGCCGTCGCATCTTCAGTCCGCCATCCAAAACATCTGGCCGTCCGCCGACACGAAGGGCGGCGCGTTGTTCGAGATATTACAATTACGCAAAAACGGCGATATCTTTCCGGTCGAAATCAGTTGCAGCCCTTTAGAGATCGACGGCAATCTTTACCGGCAAAGCTTTATTCGTGACATTAGCGCTCGACAAGCCGCCGAAGAGCAAATACAGCGCCTCAACAAAGCCTATGCAACACTCAGCGAAACCAATCAGGCAATCGTAAGAACTCGCGATCCGGACAAGCTTTTTCAGCGCCTCTGCCGCATCGCGGTCGAATACGGAGGTTACCTTGGCGCTTGGATCGGCCGCATCGACGACATATCCGGCCGAATCGAACCGGCAGCCAGCTACGGCGCGCTCGATGAATACCTCCGCCAAACCGAAATCGAGATCGCCCCCGATTCACCGAAAGGCCGAGGACCGACCGCTAACGTCATGCGCAAAGGACGCCCTTATTATTGCGAGGACTTTCTTAACGACCCGGCAACCGCTCCATGGCACGACCTGGCCCGGCAATACGGCATCGGCGCATCGGTCGCGCTGCCCTTGCGGTGCAGCAACCGATTGGTCGCGGTATTCAACCTTTATGCCGCCGAAACGCATATTTTCGACCGGCAAATGCGCACTTTGTTGGAAGAAATGGCTCAGGATATTTCTTTCGCATTGGATAATTTCGAACGCGAAACCGCGCGTAAACAAGCCGAACATAGATTAAAAACACTCTTCGAGACGATACCCGATTTTGTATGGCTAAAAGATCATAGCGGTACCTTCCTGGCCTGCAATCCGGCTATCGAAAAATTATTCGGAGTCCCTGTATCCGAAATTATCGGCAAAACCGATTACGACTTTGTCGACTCGGAAACAGCGGATGCTTTCCGCGCGAACGACCTCGCCGCGGCAGCCGCTGGAAAGCCGGTCACGAACGAAGAAACACTGACTTTTTCGGGAGACGGGCGCAGCATTCGGGTGCAAACCACAAAAACGCCGATGTACGACGCCAAAGGAAAACTCATCGGCGTTCTCGGTATCGCCCGAGACATCAGCGAACTCAAACAACAGCAAGCTTTGCTCGCCGCAGCAAACAATACCTTGGAGCAAATCGCCGAAGGACGGCCGCTAACGACAATACTGAAACATATCGCCCGTAACATAGAACAGCTCAGCCCCGACATGCTGTGCTCGATCTTGTTAATGGATGCGGACGACTTACATCTTAGGCACGGATCGGCACCGAGCCTGCCCGATGGCTACAACCGATCTGTGGACGGTATTGAAATTGGGCCTTCCGTCGGTTCCTGCGGCACCGCGGCTTTTACTAAGCAACCGGTATTCGTCGACGATATCGCCGAAAGCCCGCTATGGAAAAATTTTAATCGCCTCGCTCTCGATCATGGTTTACGCGCCTGCTGGTCCACACCGATTTTTTCCGGGACCGGCAAGGTACTCGGCACTTTTGCGGCTTATTACCGAACGCCGCGCCACGCAACCGAAAGCGAGCGACAGTTAATCAATACCTTTGCGCATTTAGCCGCGATTACGATCGAAAGAGAACAGGATACTCAAAAACTTAACCGGCAATTAGACGAACTGCGCCGCTGGCACACGGTCACCTTAGACAGAGAGTCGAGGATCATCGACTTGAAACAAGAAGTCAACGCCCTACTAACCCGGCTCGGCGAACCGACGCGCTACTCCGTTTCAGTACAGGAACTCAAGCCATGA
- a CDS encoding NAD+ synthase: protein MSATTLRIAIAQSNFRVGDIKANTEKIIAQALDSRDRLKADIVIFPELSVTGYPPEDLLLRPDFIARAQHAATMIVEQVQDIDVVFGYPEQSGGKLFNSAVVCRSGEIIARYHKNVLPNYGVFDEQRYFTAGSETALFNLKGLTLALTICEDVWQSGLIAKNRQAGADIVLTLNASPFHAGKIHQREQVVCDQVKAAGVPLVYVNLIGGQDELVFDGASFVVDSEGSVVFRAEEFREQLSVVEFAGKQPIKSICAPIYRPVSSEYQALVLGIRDYVSKNGFNGALLGLSGGIDSALVLALAVDALGADKVEAVLMPSRYTQAMSNEDAESEANALGVNYHMIPIEPAVTAFNEMLAPVFAGSAKDTTEENIQARCRGVLLMALSNKQGKLLLTTGNKSEMSVGYATLYGDMAGGFAPIKDVPKLLVYALARYRNSISKVIPDRVITRPPSAELAPDQVDQDSLPPYEVLDPILERYVEFDQSADEIIAAGFAAEHVVRAITLVDRNEYKRRQSPPGIRITPRAFGRDRRYPITSGYKGI from the coding sequence ATGAGTGCTACGACTCTCAGGATAGCCATTGCACAAAGCAATTTTCGGGTTGGTGATATCAAAGCCAATACCGAAAAAATTATCGCCCAGGCACTAGACAGCCGCGACCGGCTAAAAGCCGATATTGTTATTTTTCCGGAACTCTCGGTAACCGGTTACCCGCCGGAGGATTTGTTGCTGAGACCGGATTTTATCGCCCGGGCCCAGCATGCCGCGACAATGATAGTCGAACAGGTGCAAGACATCGATGTGGTTTTCGGATACCCCGAACAGTCCGGCGGCAAGTTGTTTAACTCGGCGGTAGTGTGCAGGTCGGGAGAAATTATTGCGCGCTATCATAAGAATGTTTTGCCGAATTACGGTGTATTCGACGAACAGCGTTATTTCACTGCCGGTTCCGAGACTGCGTTATTCAACCTGAAAGGTTTGACTCTGGCATTGACGATTTGCGAGGATGTTTGGCAGTCGGGCTTGATCGCCAAAAACCGTCAGGCCGGCGCGGATATCGTTTTGACCTTAAATGCGTCGCCCTTCCATGCCGGTAAGATTCATCAGCGCGAGCAGGTCGTCTGCGATCAAGTTAAAGCTGCCGGCGTTCCTTTAGTTTATGTCAATTTAATCGGCGGACAAGACGAATTGGTTTTCGATGGTGCGTCATTTGTTGTCGATAGCGAAGGTTCAGTCGTGTTTCGTGCCGAGGAATTCCGGGAGCAGCTCAGTGTCGTCGAATTTGCCGGCAAACAACCGATTAAATCGATATGCGCCCCGATTTATCGGCCGGTGTCGAGCGAATATCAGGCTCTGGTCTTGGGGATTCGCGATTATGTCAGCAAAAACGGCTTTAACGGGGCCTTATTGGGTTTATCCGGAGGCATCGATTCGGCGCTGGTACTGGCATTGGCAGTCGATGCGCTCGGCGCCGATAAAGTCGAAGCGGTGTTGATGCCTTCGCGTTATACGCAAGCGATGAGCAACGAAGATGCCGAATCGGAAGCCAATGCGTTGGGTGTGAACTATCACATGATTCCAATCGAACCGGCTGTCACGGCATTTAACGAGATGTTGGCCCCGGTATTTGCCGGCAGCGCCAAGGATACGACCGAGGAAAATATTCAGGCTCGTTGTCGCGGCGTCTTGCTAATGGCCTTGTCGAATAAGCAAGGTAAATTGTTGCTAACCACCGGCAATAAAAGCGAGATGAGTGTCGGTTATGCGACGCTTTATGGCGACATGGCCGGCGGATTCGCGCCGATCAAAGATGTCCCGAAGCTATTGGTCTATGCATTGGCGCGTTACCGAAATTCGATTTCGAAAGTCATTCCGGATCGAGTGATAACGCGGCCGCCGTCGGCGGAATTGGCGCCGGATCAGGTCGATCAGGATTCATTGCCGCCTTATGAAGTTCTGGATCCGATCTTGGAGCGCTATGTCGAGTTCGATCAATCGGCGGACGAAATTATTGCAGCAGGATTTGCCGCAGAGCATGTCGTCAGGGCGATTACGCTGGTCGATCGCAACGAATACAAGCGTCGACAATCGCCGCCCGGTATTAGGATAACCCCTCGAGCCTTCGGCCGCGATCGGCGTTATCCGATTACGTCCGGTTACAAAGGTATTTGA